One window of Leopardus geoffroyi isolate Oge1 chromosome B3, O.geoffroyi_Oge1_pat1.0, whole genome shotgun sequence genomic DNA carries:
- the ARHGAP5 gene encoding rho GTPase-activating protein 5 isoform X3, which translates to MMAKNKEPRPPSYTISVVGLSGTEKDKGNCGVGKSCLCNRFVRSKADEYYPEHTSVLSTIDFGGRVVNNDHFLYWGDITQNGEDGVECKIHVIEQTEFIDDQTFLPHRSTNLQPYIKRAAASKLQSAEKLMYICTDQLGLEQDFEQKQMPEGKLNVDGFLLCIDVSQGCNRKFDDQLKFVNNLFVQLSKSKKPVIIAATKCDECVDHYLREVQAFASNKKNLLVVETSARFNVNIETCFTALVQMLDKTRGKPKIIPYLDAYKTQRQLVVTATDKFEKLVQTVRDYHATWKTVSNKLKNHPDYEEYINLEGTRKARNTFSKHIEQLKQEHIRKRREEYINTLPRAFNTLLPNLEEIEHLNWSEALKLLEKRADFQLCFVVLEKTPWDETDHIDKINDRRIPFDLLSTLEAEKVYQNHVQHLISEKRRVEMKEKFKKTLEKIQFISPGQPWEEVMCFVMEDEAFKYITEADSKEVYGRHQREIVEKAKEEFQEMLFEHSELFYDLDLNATPSSDKMSEIHTVLSEEPRYKALQKLAPDRESLLLKHIGFVYHPTKETCLSGQNCTDIKVEQLLASSLLQLDHGRLRLYHDSTNIDKVNLFILGKDGLAQELTNEIRTQSTDDEYALDGKIYELDLRPVDAKSPYFLSQLWTAAFKPHGCFCVFNSIESLNFIGEFIGKIRTEASQIRKDKYMANLPFTLILANQRDSMSKNLPILRHQGQQLANKLQCPFVDVPPGTYPRKFNETQIKQALRGVLESVKHNLDVVSPVPTSKDVSEADLRIVMCAMCGDPFSVDLILSPFLDSHSCSAAQAGQNNSLMLDKIIGEKRRRIQITILSYHSSIGVRKDELVHGYILVYSAKRKASMGMLRAFLSEVQDTIPVQLVAVTDSQADFFENEAIKELMTEGEHIATEITAKFTALYSLSQYHRQTEVFTLFFSDVLEKKNMIENSYLSDNTRESTHQSEDVFLPSPRDCFPYNNYPDSDDDTEAPPPYSPIGDDVQLLPTPSDRSRYRLDLEGNEYPIHSTPNCHDHERNHKVPPPIKPKPVVPKTNVKKLDPNLLKTIEAGIGKNPRKQTSRVPLAHPEDMDPSDNYAEPIDTIFKQKGYSDEIYVVPDDSQTRIIKIRNSFVNNTQGDEENGFSDRTSKSHGERRPSKYKYKSKTLFSKAKSYYRRTHSDASDDEAFTTSKTKRKGRHRGSEEDPLLSPVETWKGGIDNPAITSDQELDDKKMKKKTHKVKEDKKQKKKTKNFNPPTRRNWESNYFGMPLQDLVTAEKPIPLFVEKCVEFIEDTGLLQWLCRLSIQLQLRPLSPGL; encoded by the coding sequence ATGATGGCAAAAAACAAAGAGCCTCGCCCCCCATCCTATACGATCAGTGTAGTTGGACTCTCTGGGACTGAAAAAGACAAAGGTAACTGTGGAGTTGGAAAGTCTTGTTTGTGCAATAGATTTGTACGCTCAAAAGCAGATGAATATTACCCAGAGCATACTTCTGTGCTTAGCACCATTGACTTTGGAGGACGAGTAGTAAACAATGATCACTTTTTGTACTGGGGTGACATAACACAAAATGGTGAAGATGGAGTAGAATGCAAAATTCATGTCATTGAACAAACAGAGTTCATTGATGACCAGACTTTCTTGCCTCATCGGAGTACGAATTTGCAACCGTATATAAAACGTGCAGCTGCCTCTAAATTGCAGTCAGCAGAAAAACTAATGTACATTTGCACTGATCAGCTGGGCTTGGAACAAGACTTTGAGCAGAAGCAAATGCCCGAAGGGAAGCTCAATGTAGATGGGTTTTTACTGTGCATTGATGTGAGTCAGGGATGCAATAGGAAGTTTGATGATCAACTTAAATTTGTGAATAATCTTTTTGTCCAACTATCAAAATCAAAAAAGCCTGTAATAATAGCAGCAACTAAATGTGATGAGTGCGTGGATCATTATCTTAGAGAAGTTCAGGCATTTGCTTCAAACAAAAAGAACCTTCTTGTAGTGGAAACATCAGCACGATTTAATGTCAACATCGAGACATGTTTCACTGCACTGGTACAAATGTTGGATAAAACTCGTGGCAAACCTAAAATTATTCCCTATCTGGATGCTTATAAAACACAGCGACAACTTGTTGTCACAGCAACAGATAAGTTTGAAAAACTTGTGCAGACTGTGAGAGATTATCATGCAACTTGGAAAACTGttagtaataaattaaaaaatcatcctGATTATGAAGAATACATCAACTTAGAGGGAACAAGAAAGGCCAGAAATACATTCTCAAAACATATAGAACAACTTAAACAAGAACAcataagaaaaaggagagaagaatatataaatactttaCCAAGAGCTTTTAATACTCTTTTGCCAAACTTAGAAGAGATTGAACATTTGAATTGGTCAGAAGCTTTGAAGTTATTGGAAAAGAGAGCCGACTTTCAGTTATGTTTTGTGGTGCTAGAAAAAACACCTTGGGATGAAACTGACCATATAGACAAAATTAATGATAGACGAATCCCATTTGACCTCCTGAGCACTTTAGAAGCTGAGAAAGTCTATCAGAACCATGTACAACATCTAATATCAGAGAAAAGAAGggtagaaatgaaggaaaaattcaaaaagactttGGAAAAAATTCAGTTCATTTCACCTGGGCAGCCGTGGGAAGAAGTTATGTGCTTTGTTATGGAGGATGAAGCCTTCAAGTACATCACAGAGGCTGATAGCAAAGAGGTGTATGGTAGGCATCAGCGAGAAATAGTTGAAAAAGCCAAAGAAGAGTTTCAGGAAATGCTTTTTGAGCACTCTGAACTTTTTTATGATTTAGATCTTAATGCAACACCTAGTTCAGATAAAATGAGTGAAATTCATACAGTTTTGAGTGAAGAACCTAGATATAAAGCTTTACAGAAACTTGCACCTGATAGGGAATCTCTTCTACTTAAGCACATAGGGTTTGTTTATCACCCCACTAAAGAAACCTGTCTTAGTGGCCAAAATTGTACAGACATTAAAGTAGAGCAATTACTTGCCAGTAGCCTTTTGCAGTTGGATCATGGCCGCTTACGGTTGTATCATGATAGTACCAATATAGATAAAGTTAACCTTTTCATTTTAGGGAAGGATGGCCTTGCCCAAGAACTAACAAATGAGATAAGAACACAATCCACTGATGATGAGTATGCCTTAGATGGAAAAATTTATGAACTTGATCTTCGGCCAGTTGATGCCAAGTCGCCTTACTTCTTAAGTCAATTGTGGACTGCTGCCTTTAAACCACATGGGTGCTTCTGTGTATTTAATTCCATTGAGTCACTGAATTTTATTGGGgaatttattggaaaaataagaaCTGAAGCTTCTCAGatcagaaaagataaatacatggCAAATCTTCCATTTACATTAATTCTGGCTAATCAGAGAGATTCCATGAGTAAGAATCTACCAATTCTCAGGCACCAAGGGCAACAGTTGGCAAACAAGTTACAATGTCCTTTTGTAGATGTACCTCCTGGTACATATCCTCGTAAATTTAATGAAACCCAAATAAAGCAAGCTCTAAGAGGAGTATTAGAATCAGTTAAGCATAATTTAGATGTGGTGAGCCCAGTTCCCACCAGTAAGGATGTATCAGAAGCTGACTTGAGAATTGTCATGTGTGCCATGTGTGGTGATCCCTTTAGTGTGGATCTTATTCTTTCACCCTTCCTTGATTCTCATTCTTGTAGTGCTGCTCAAGCTGGACAGAATAATTCCCTAATGCTTGATAAAATCATTGGTGAAAAAAGGAGGCGAATACAGATCACAATATTATCATACCATTCTTCAATTGGGGTAAGGAAAGATGAACTAGTTCATGGGTATATATTAGTTTATTCTGCCAAACGGAAAGCGTCAATGGGAATGCTTCGAGCATTTCTATCAGAAGTTCAAGACACCATTCCTGTACAGCTGGTGGCAGTTACTGACAGCCAAGcagatttttttgaaaatgaggcTATCAAGGAGTTAATGACTGAAGGAGAACACATTGCAACTGAGATCACTGCTAAGTTTACAGCACTGTATTCTTTATCTCAATATCATCGACAAACTGAGGTCTTTACACTGTTTTTCAGTGatgttctagagaaaaaaaatatgatagaaaaTTCCTATTTATCTGATAATACAAGGGAATCAACCCATCAAAGTGAGGATGTTTTTCTACCATCTCCCAGAGACTGTTTCCCCTATAACAACTACCCTGATTCAGATGATGATACAGAAGCACCACCTCCTTATAGTCCGATTGGGGATGATGTACAGTTGCTTCCAACACCTAGTGACCGTTCCAGATACAGATTAGATTTAGAAGGAAATGAATATCCTATTCATAGCACCCCAAACTGTCATGACCATGAACGCAACCATAAAGTGCCTCCACCTATTAAACCTAAACCAGTTGTACCTAAGACAAATGTGAAAAAACTGGATCCAAACCTCTTAAAAACAATTGAAGCTGGTATTGgtaaaaatccaagaaaacagACTTCCCGGGTACCTTTGGCACATCCTGAAGATATGGATCCTTCAGATAACTATGCGGAACCCATTGACACAATTTTCAAACAGAAGGGCTATTCTGATGAGATATATGTTGTCCCAGATGATAGTCAGACTCGCATTATTAAAATTCGAAACTCATTTGTAAATAACACCCaaggagatgaagaaaatggATTTTCTGATAGAACCTCAAAAAGTCATGGGGAAAGGAGGccttcaaaatacaaatataaatctaAAACCCTGTTTAGTAAAGCCAAGTCGTACTATAGAAGAACACATTCAGATGCAAGTGATGATGAGGCTTTCACCacttctaaaacaaaaagaaaaggaagacatcGTGGAAGTGAAGAAGATCCACTTCTTTCTCCTGTTGAAACTTGGAAAGGTGGTATTGATAATCCTGCGATCACTTCAGACCAGGAATTAGatgataagaaaatgaagaagaaaacccacaaagtaaaagaagataaaaag
- the ARHGAP5 gene encoding rho GTPase-activating protein 5 isoform X4, with translation MMAKNKEPRPPSYTISVVGLSGTEKDKGNCGVGKSCLCNRFVRSKADEYYPEHTSVLSTIDFGGRVVNNDHFLYWGDITQNGEDGVECKIHVIEQTEFIDDQTFLPHRSTNLQPYIKRAAASKLQSAEKLMYICTDQLGLEQDFEQKQMPEGKLNVDGFLLCIDVSQGCNRKFDDQLKFVNNLFVQLSKSKKPVIIAATKCDECVDHYLREVQAFASNKKNLLVVETSARFNVNIETCFTALVQMLDKTRGKPKIIPYLDAYKTQRQLVVTATDKFEKLVQTVRDYHATWKTVSNKLKNHPDYEEYINLEGTRKARNTFSKHIEQLKQEHIRKRREEYINTLPRAFNTLLPNLEEIEHLNWSEALKLLEKRADFQLCFVVLEKTPWDETDHIDKINDRRIPFDLLSTLEAEKVYQNHVQHLISEKRRVEMKEKFKKTLEKIQFISPGQPWEEVMCFVMEDEAFKYITEADSKEVYGRHQREIVEKAKEEFQEMLFEHSELFYDLDLNATPSSDKMSEIHTVLSEEPRYKALQKLAPDRESLLLKHIGFVYHPTKETCLSGQNCTDIKVEQLLASSLLQLDHGRLRLYHDSTNIDKVNLFILGKDGLAQELTNEIRTQSTDDEYALDGKIYELDLRPVDAKSPYFLSQLWTAAFKPHGCFCVFNSIESLNFIGEFIGKIRTEASQIRKDKYMANLPFTLILANQRDSMSKNLPILRHQGQQLANKLQCPFVDVPPGTYPRKFNETQIKQALRGVLESVKHNLDVVSPVPTSKDVSEADLRIVMCAMCGDPFSVDLILSPFLDSHSCSAAQAGQNNSLMLDKIIGEKRRRIQITILSYHSSIGVRKDELVHGYILVYSAKRKASMGMLRAFLSEVQDTIPVQLVAVTDSQADFFENEAIKELMTEGEHIATEITAKFTALYSLSQYHRQTEVFTLFFSDVLEKKNMIENSYLSDNTRESTHQSEDVFLPSPRDCFPYNNYPDSDDDTEAPPPYSPIGDDVQLLPTPSDRSRYRLDLEGNEYPIHSTPNCHDHERNHKVPPPIKPKPVVPKTNVKKLDPNLLKTIEAGIGKNPRKQTSRVPLAHPEDMDPSDNYAEPIDTIFKQKGYSDEIYVVPDDSQTRIIKIRNSFVNNTQGDEENGFSDRTSKSHGERRPSKYKYKSKTLFSKAKSYYRRTHSDASDDEAFTTSKTKRKGRHRGSEEDPLLSPVETWKGGIDNPAITSDQELDDKKMKKKTHKVKEDKKQKKKTKNFNPPTRRNWESNYFGMPLQDLVTAEKPIPLFVEKCVEFIEDTGK, from the coding sequence ATGATGGCAAAAAACAAAGAGCCTCGCCCCCCATCCTATACGATCAGTGTAGTTGGACTCTCTGGGACTGAAAAAGACAAAGGTAACTGTGGAGTTGGAAAGTCTTGTTTGTGCAATAGATTTGTACGCTCAAAAGCAGATGAATATTACCCAGAGCATACTTCTGTGCTTAGCACCATTGACTTTGGAGGACGAGTAGTAAACAATGATCACTTTTTGTACTGGGGTGACATAACACAAAATGGTGAAGATGGAGTAGAATGCAAAATTCATGTCATTGAACAAACAGAGTTCATTGATGACCAGACTTTCTTGCCTCATCGGAGTACGAATTTGCAACCGTATATAAAACGTGCAGCTGCCTCTAAATTGCAGTCAGCAGAAAAACTAATGTACATTTGCACTGATCAGCTGGGCTTGGAACAAGACTTTGAGCAGAAGCAAATGCCCGAAGGGAAGCTCAATGTAGATGGGTTTTTACTGTGCATTGATGTGAGTCAGGGATGCAATAGGAAGTTTGATGATCAACTTAAATTTGTGAATAATCTTTTTGTCCAACTATCAAAATCAAAAAAGCCTGTAATAATAGCAGCAACTAAATGTGATGAGTGCGTGGATCATTATCTTAGAGAAGTTCAGGCATTTGCTTCAAACAAAAAGAACCTTCTTGTAGTGGAAACATCAGCACGATTTAATGTCAACATCGAGACATGTTTCACTGCACTGGTACAAATGTTGGATAAAACTCGTGGCAAACCTAAAATTATTCCCTATCTGGATGCTTATAAAACACAGCGACAACTTGTTGTCACAGCAACAGATAAGTTTGAAAAACTTGTGCAGACTGTGAGAGATTATCATGCAACTTGGAAAACTGttagtaataaattaaaaaatcatcctGATTATGAAGAATACATCAACTTAGAGGGAACAAGAAAGGCCAGAAATACATTCTCAAAACATATAGAACAACTTAAACAAGAACAcataagaaaaaggagagaagaatatataaatactttaCCAAGAGCTTTTAATACTCTTTTGCCAAACTTAGAAGAGATTGAACATTTGAATTGGTCAGAAGCTTTGAAGTTATTGGAAAAGAGAGCCGACTTTCAGTTATGTTTTGTGGTGCTAGAAAAAACACCTTGGGATGAAACTGACCATATAGACAAAATTAATGATAGACGAATCCCATTTGACCTCCTGAGCACTTTAGAAGCTGAGAAAGTCTATCAGAACCATGTACAACATCTAATATCAGAGAAAAGAAGggtagaaatgaaggaaaaattcaaaaagactttGGAAAAAATTCAGTTCATTTCACCTGGGCAGCCGTGGGAAGAAGTTATGTGCTTTGTTATGGAGGATGAAGCCTTCAAGTACATCACAGAGGCTGATAGCAAAGAGGTGTATGGTAGGCATCAGCGAGAAATAGTTGAAAAAGCCAAAGAAGAGTTTCAGGAAATGCTTTTTGAGCACTCTGAACTTTTTTATGATTTAGATCTTAATGCAACACCTAGTTCAGATAAAATGAGTGAAATTCATACAGTTTTGAGTGAAGAACCTAGATATAAAGCTTTACAGAAACTTGCACCTGATAGGGAATCTCTTCTACTTAAGCACATAGGGTTTGTTTATCACCCCACTAAAGAAACCTGTCTTAGTGGCCAAAATTGTACAGACATTAAAGTAGAGCAATTACTTGCCAGTAGCCTTTTGCAGTTGGATCATGGCCGCTTACGGTTGTATCATGATAGTACCAATATAGATAAAGTTAACCTTTTCATTTTAGGGAAGGATGGCCTTGCCCAAGAACTAACAAATGAGATAAGAACACAATCCACTGATGATGAGTATGCCTTAGATGGAAAAATTTATGAACTTGATCTTCGGCCAGTTGATGCCAAGTCGCCTTACTTCTTAAGTCAATTGTGGACTGCTGCCTTTAAACCACATGGGTGCTTCTGTGTATTTAATTCCATTGAGTCACTGAATTTTATTGGGgaatttattggaaaaataagaaCTGAAGCTTCTCAGatcagaaaagataaatacatggCAAATCTTCCATTTACATTAATTCTGGCTAATCAGAGAGATTCCATGAGTAAGAATCTACCAATTCTCAGGCACCAAGGGCAACAGTTGGCAAACAAGTTACAATGTCCTTTTGTAGATGTACCTCCTGGTACATATCCTCGTAAATTTAATGAAACCCAAATAAAGCAAGCTCTAAGAGGAGTATTAGAATCAGTTAAGCATAATTTAGATGTGGTGAGCCCAGTTCCCACCAGTAAGGATGTATCAGAAGCTGACTTGAGAATTGTCATGTGTGCCATGTGTGGTGATCCCTTTAGTGTGGATCTTATTCTTTCACCCTTCCTTGATTCTCATTCTTGTAGTGCTGCTCAAGCTGGACAGAATAATTCCCTAATGCTTGATAAAATCATTGGTGAAAAAAGGAGGCGAATACAGATCACAATATTATCATACCATTCTTCAATTGGGGTAAGGAAAGATGAACTAGTTCATGGGTATATATTAGTTTATTCTGCCAAACGGAAAGCGTCAATGGGAATGCTTCGAGCATTTCTATCAGAAGTTCAAGACACCATTCCTGTACAGCTGGTGGCAGTTACTGACAGCCAAGcagatttttttgaaaatgaggcTATCAAGGAGTTAATGACTGAAGGAGAACACATTGCAACTGAGATCACTGCTAAGTTTACAGCACTGTATTCTTTATCTCAATATCATCGACAAACTGAGGTCTTTACACTGTTTTTCAGTGatgttctagagaaaaaaaatatgatagaaaaTTCCTATTTATCTGATAATACAAGGGAATCAACCCATCAAAGTGAGGATGTTTTTCTACCATCTCCCAGAGACTGTTTCCCCTATAACAACTACCCTGATTCAGATGATGATACAGAAGCACCACCTCCTTATAGTCCGATTGGGGATGATGTACAGTTGCTTCCAACACCTAGTGACCGTTCCAGATACAGATTAGATTTAGAAGGAAATGAATATCCTATTCATAGCACCCCAAACTGTCATGACCATGAACGCAACCATAAAGTGCCTCCACCTATTAAACCTAAACCAGTTGTACCTAAGACAAATGTGAAAAAACTGGATCCAAACCTCTTAAAAACAATTGAAGCTGGTATTGgtaaaaatccaagaaaacagACTTCCCGGGTACCTTTGGCACATCCTGAAGATATGGATCCTTCAGATAACTATGCGGAACCCATTGACACAATTTTCAAACAGAAGGGCTATTCTGATGAGATATATGTTGTCCCAGATGATAGTCAGACTCGCATTATTAAAATTCGAAACTCATTTGTAAATAACACCCaaggagatgaagaaaatggATTTTCTGATAGAACCTCAAAAAGTCATGGGGAAAGGAGGccttcaaaatacaaatataaatctaAAACCCTGTTTAGTAAAGCCAAGTCGTACTATAGAAGAACACATTCAGATGCAAGTGATGATGAGGCTTTCACCacttctaaaacaaaaagaaaaggaagacatcGTGGAAGTGAAGAAGATCCACTTCTTTCTCCTGTTGAAACTTGGAAAGGTGGTATTGATAATCCTGCGATCACTTCAGACCAGGAATTAGatgataagaaaatgaagaagaaaacccacaaagtaaaagaagataaaaag